The Candidatus Nitrosymbiomonas proteolyticus genome has a segment encoding these proteins:
- a CDS encoding flagellar basal-body rod modification protein FlgD: MNPITPFNPNDYYGVTLPKPKSELNMETFLRLLTVQLSHQNPLEPMNDRDFFAQLAQLGQVQGMSQMQEAVNATQANSLLGKRVSALYTEPGSGLTDLVTGTATRLIANNGKYEVVIRTDNGFELTVPTSSIQTVELTNP, translated from the coding sequence ATGAACCCGATCACACCCTTCAATCCGAACGATTACTACGGGGTTACGCTCCCGAAGCCGAAGTCGGAGTTGAACATGGAGACGTTCCTGCGGCTCTTGACCGTTCAACTCTCGCACCAGAACCCTTTGGAGCCGATGAACGACAGGGACTTCTTTGCGCAACTCGCCCAACTCGGGCAGGTCCAAGGAATGTCGCAAATGCAGGAAGCTGTGAACGCAACGCAGGCCAACTCCCTGCTGGGTAAGCGAGTGTCCGCACTCTACACCGAGCCGGGAAGCGGGCTTACGGACCTCGTCACAGGCACGGCGACTCGACTGATCGCCAATAACGGCAAGTATGAGGTCGTCATCCGGACCGACAACGGCTTCGAGTTGACGGTGCCGACTTCCTCGATTCAGACCGTTGAACTTACCAACCCTTAG
- a CDS encoding flagellar protein, producing MSNRIDNAQVAELLSRQVAPVSPRPTEKTTEFQDLLGSRLKLSGHAQTRMQSRNIQLEASQWDRVMSGVERAAEKGGRESLLMIDDVALIVSIKNRTIITAVDKAHLSESVFTNIDSAVIV from the coding sequence ATGAGCAATCGAATCGACAACGCGCAGGTCGCAGAACTCCTGAGTCGTCAAGTCGCCCCGGTTTCGCCGCGGCCTACCGAGAAAACGACGGAGTTTCAAGACCTCCTGGGCTCAAGGCTCAAGCTCAGTGGACACGCCCAGACGAGGATGCAAAGCCGGAACATCCAGCTTGAGGCCTCGCAGTGGGATCGCGTCATGAGCGGAGTCGAACGCGCTGCGGAAAAAGGGGGGCGCGAGTCGCTCCTGATGATCGACGATGTGGCTCTCATTGTGAGCATCAAGAATCGCACGATCATTACGGCGGTCGACAAGGCCCATCTTTCCGAGAGCGTTTTCACGAACATCGACAGCGCGGTCATCGTTTGA
- a CDS encoding flagellar hook-basal body protein, translating to MLQALLAGVASIKAQQTRINVIGNNLANVNTVAFKGSRVTFKDMIAQTMRGASGPTGTRGGQNALQFGLGVLVAGTDVNNEQGSLNATNRPTDIAVQGNGYLIVGNGSRMLYTRDGAFDLDANGDLVHRSTGEKLLGWSADADGVIDTSAPVTAASSIRIPIGQLSAVQVTTKVEFAGNLNANALPADEWQTQFAVYDTLGGKHDLQMRLFNRVANPTGAGVPAGAISAWSWEVTEPPSATVIGTSDGATPTGEPLYFDANGRLLNTSAVQGVTVAASNAPAFTFNLNFSDVNQLASETQVQASSQNGYPPGSLQGLAIGADGEILGLFTNGITRSLGRIAMAVFSNPAGLQISGSNTWRMTDNSGIPVIGTAATGGRGTLNAGFLEQSNIDIGSEFTDLIVTQRGFQANTRVVTTVDEMMQDLLNMRR from the coding sequence ATGCTACAGGCACTACTCGCAGGAGTTGCGAGCATCAAAGCGCAGCAAACGCGCATCAACGTCATCGGCAATAACCTTGCCAACGTGAACACCGTGGCTTTCAAAGGCTCGCGCGTGACCTTCAAGGACATGATCGCCCAAACGATGAGAGGGGCGAGCGGACCCACCGGGACGCGCGGCGGCCAGAACGCGCTGCAGTTCGGATTGGGAGTTCTCGTAGCCGGCACGGATGTCAACAACGAGCAAGGATCGCTCAACGCTACGAACCGCCCCACCGACATCGCCGTCCAAGGAAACGGCTATCTCATCGTCGGCAATGGGAGTCGGATGCTCTACACCCGCGATGGAGCTTTCGACCTCGATGCCAACGGCGACCTCGTCCACCGCTCGACGGGGGAAAAGCTGTTGGGCTGGAGCGCAGACGCCGACGGGGTAATCGACACGAGCGCCCCGGTAACGGCAGCGTCCTCCATCCGCATCCCGATCGGGCAGCTTTCCGCAGTTCAAGTCACGACGAAGGTCGAATTCGCGGGCAACCTCAACGCGAACGCCCTTCCGGCCGACGAGTGGCAAACTCAGTTCGCCGTGTACGACACCTTGGGAGGAAAGCACGATCTTCAGATGAGGCTCTTCAACCGCGTGGCTAATCCCACCGGCGCCGGAGTGCCCGCGGGCGCGATCAGCGCGTGGTCTTGGGAGGTGACGGAACCCCCTTCGGCTACGGTGATCGGAACTTCGGACGGCGCGACTCCCACCGGCGAGCCCCTCTACTTCGATGCCAACGGGCGGCTGCTGAACACTTCGGCGGTCCAGGGCGTCACAGTCGCAGCGTCCAACGCACCCGCCTTCACGTTCAATCTGAACTTCTCAGACGTGAACCAATTGGCCAGCGAGACCCAAGTGCAGGCGAGCAGCCAAAACGGGTACCCGCCTGGATCGCTGCAGGGACTCGCAATCGGCGCAGATGGCGAGATTTTGGGCCTGTTCACGAACGGCATCACTCGTTCCCTCGGCAGGATCGCTATGGCGGTCTTTTCCAACCCGGCAGGGCTTCAGATTTCGGGGAGCAACACCTGGAGAATGACCGACAACTCCGGCATTCCGGTCATCGGAACGGCCGCGACGGGCGGGCGAGGAACCCTGAACGCCGGCTTTCTGGAGCAGTCGAACATCGACATCGGATCGGAGTTCACCGACCTGATCGTCACCCAGCGAGGGTTCCAAGCGAACACCCGCGTAGTGACGACCGTCGACGAGATGATGCAGGACCTGCTGAATATGAGGCGGTAG
- a CDS encoding peptidase M32, which translates to MTASLESLESRFADIKALQAAIAMMEWDQQTYMPRGGSPARASHLGSLSRIAHEMFVSEEIGALLGRAKSEVDPDSEEGALVRVAQREYDLATKVPAELVSRKVQLAAEGHEVWMAARANNDFERFRPYLEQMFEIARQEATYLGYRDHIYDALFDQYEEGAKAADATRLFETLKAPLVELVRQIAESQNDPDDSFLTGEWPESKQREFTEFLVKEIGFDMNRGRQDVAPHPFCTGWSVGDIRLTTRFKPYLASSIFASLHEAGHGMYEQGSPAAWDLKLPMLVGGVSLGVHESQSRLWENIVGRSRPFWKRHLPELAHRFPEFSEVPLDTFYRAVNKVQPSLIRVEADEVTYNLHILVRFELECDLLTGDLKAKDLPAAWNAKYKEYLGIEPETDSDGCLQDVHWSSGLIGYFPTYSMGNLLSYQIWNALRKDLGDTDALIEQGEFRPILGWLQENIYRHGKRYQPQDLIERATGRRMEANDYLTGIRAKYSELYGL; encoded by the coding sequence ATGACAGCTTCCTTGGAATCTCTGGAGTCCCGTTTCGCCGACATCAAGGCCCTGCAGGCCGCCATCGCGATGATGGAGTGGGACCAACAGACCTATATGCCGCGGGGTGGGTCGCCGGCTCGGGCCTCACACTTGGGGTCTCTCAGCCGGATTGCCCACGAGATGTTCGTGTCAGAAGAGATCGGGGCGCTCCTTGGGCGTGCGAAATCGGAGGTGGACCCCGACTCGGAAGAGGGCGCGCTCGTTCGGGTCGCCCAGAGGGAATACGACCTCGCTACGAAGGTCCCGGCGGAACTCGTTTCAAGGAAAGTCCAGCTTGCGGCGGAGGGCCACGAGGTTTGGATGGCGGCCCGGGCCAACAACGATTTCGAACGATTCCGCCCCTACCTCGAGCAGATGTTCGAGATCGCCCGCCAGGAGGCCACCTATCTTGGGTATCGCGATCACATCTACGATGCCTTGTTCGATCAATACGAGGAGGGGGCGAAGGCGGCGGACGCGACGCGGCTGTTCGAGACCCTCAAGGCGCCCTTGGTCGAACTCGTTCGTCAGATCGCAGAAAGTCAAAACGACCCCGACGACAGCTTCCTCACGGGCGAGTGGCCGGAATCCAAGCAGCGCGAGTTCACGGAGTTCCTGGTCAAGGAGATCGGCTTCGACATGAACCGAGGTCGGCAAGACGTCGCCCCGCATCCGTTTTGCACCGGATGGTCGGTGGGCGACATTCGATTGACGACTCGATTCAAGCCGTACCTTGCATCGTCGATCTTCGCCTCGCTCCATGAGGCAGGGCATGGGATGTATGAGCAAGGTTCGCCGGCCGCTTGGGATTTGAAGCTCCCAATGCTGGTCGGAGGCGTGTCATTGGGAGTTCATGAGAGCCAATCCCGTCTGTGGGAGAACATCGTCGGCCGTTCGCGCCCGTTCTGGAAGAGGCACCTGCCCGAACTGGCCCACCGCTTCCCTGAGTTCTCCGAAGTCCCGCTCGACACGTTCTATCGGGCCGTGAACAAGGTCCAGCCCTCTCTCATTCGCGTGGAAGCGGACGAAGTCACGTACAACCTCCATATCCTCGTGCGATTCGAACTCGAATGCGACCTACTTACCGGCGACCTGAAGGCCAAGGACCTTCCCGCCGCGTGGAATGCCAAGTACAAGGAGTATTTGGGAATCGAACCGGAAACGGACTCCGACGGGTGCCTCCAGGACGTCCACTGGTCGAGCGGTCTCATCGGCTACTTCCCGACGTACAGCATGGGCAACTTGCTCAGCTACCAGATATGGAACGCCCTGCGGAAGGACCTCGGCGACACCGACGCGCTCATCGAGCAAGGCGAGTTCCGTCCGATCCTGGGCTGGCTCCAAGAAAACATCTATCGCCACGGAAAGCGCTACCAGCCGCAGGACCTGATCGAACGCGCGACCGGTAGGCGGATGGAAGCCAACGACTACCTCACGGGCATCCGCGCCAAGTACTCGGAACTCTATGGGCTGTGA
- a CDS encoding FAD-dependent oxidoreductase, translating to MVIVGAGFGGLQAARSLRRAPVEVLVIDRQNHHLFQPLLYQVATAGLSPADIAVPIRRLLRGQENAEVLMAEVREVDAQQSIVRHSMGEVRYDYLVLATGVRHAYFGNDAWEADAPGLKTLDDAVAIRRKVLVAFERAEASTDPSERAGWLTFVIVGGGATGVELAGSLAELSRRALSWDFRRIDPAAARIVLIEAGDRVMASFDPKLSRFTLEALESLGVETRLGAKVTDVHPDGVETTEGRIEARTVIWAAGVQATRATGWLDAPRDRAGRIRVLPDCRVPGHENLFAIGDAMTLKGSEGEPLPGVAQVAMQQGKFVAGVIAREVRGQRPAEAFRYKDKGNMATIGRRLAIAELGSLRLKGALAWLIWVFVHIWYLIDFQNRVLVFLKWIWAYATFHRGARLITGVDAERDPNLSNPQDEGNSRRSNSN from the coding sequence GTGGTGATCGTCGGGGCGGGTTTTGGGGGGTTGCAGGCTGCCCGCAGCCTTAGGCGGGCGCCAGTCGAAGTCCTCGTCATCGACCGCCAGAACCACCACCTGTTTCAACCGTTGCTCTACCAAGTGGCGACCGCCGGACTCTCGCCCGCCGACATCGCGGTTCCGATTCGGAGGCTTCTGCGAGGTCAAGAGAACGCGGAGGTCCTGATGGCGGAGGTTCGGGAGGTCGACGCCCAACAAAGCATCGTTCGCCATTCGATGGGCGAGGTCCGTTACGATTATCTCGTTCTCGCGACGGGCGTTCGCCACGCCTATTTCGGGAACGATGCATGGGAAGCCGACGCGCCCGGACTCAAGACGCTCGATGACGCGGTCGCGATCCGCCGGAAGGTGCTTGTCGCTTTTGAGAGGGCCGAGGCTTCGACCGACCCCTCCGAGCGGGCGGGATGGCTGACCTTCGTCATCGTAGGCGGAGGCGCAACGGGGGTCGAACTTGCGGGTTCCCTCGCCGAACTCTCGCGCAGGGCGCTGTCATGGGATTTCCGCAGGATCGATCCGGCAGCAGCGCGAATCGTCCTCATCGAGGCCGGGGACCGGGTTATGGCGTCGTTCGACCCGAAGCTATCCCGCTTTACTTTGGAAGCACTTGAGTCGTTGGGGGTGGAGACAAGACTTGGAGCAAAAGTGACCGACGTTCACCCCGACGGAGTCGAGACCACCGAAGGCCGCATCGAAGCTCGAACGGTCATTTGGGCCGCAGGCGTCCAAGCCACTCGCGCCACGGGGTGGTTGGACGCGCCGCGCGACCGGGCCGGGCGCATTCGAGTGCTTCCCGATTGCCGGGTTCCAGGGCATGAGAACCTCTTCGCCATCGGCGACGCGATGACCCTTAAGGGCTCTGAGGGGGAGCCCCTGCCGGGGGTTGCCCAAGTCGCGATGCAGCAAGGGAAGTTTGTGGCAGGGGTGATCGCGCGCGAGGTTCGCGGACAGCGTCCGGCTGAGGCGTTTCGCTATAAGGACAAGGGCAATATGGCGACGATCGGCCGCCGCCTAGCCATCGCCGAACTCGGTTCGTTGCGACTCAAGGGCGCTCTTGCGTGGCTGATTTGGGTCTTCGTCCACATTTGGTACCTGATCGACTTTCAGAACCGCGTTCTGGTCTTCCTGAAGTGGATTTGGGCCTACGCCACCTTTCATCGGGGCGCGCGCCTGATTACGGGGGTGGACGCCGAGAGAGACCCGAACCTCAGTAATCCACAGGACGAAGGTAATAGTCGCCGATCGAACTCGAACTGA
- a CDS encoding NAD(+) synthase → MAVPVFWGSKIDPHSSEPLRLNAELVSTWLVQFLRDECIRRRGITQAVLGLSGGIDSAVTAYLCAQAFGPDNVVAVRMPYKTSSPDSLTHAQLVIDHLGLQTLTVDITGMVDGYADWEALTPRRLGNVCARARMIVLFDLSAKLGALPIGTGNKTERMFGYFTWHADDSPPINPLGDLFKTQVRQLAEHLQVPEPIRKKLPTADLEPDQTDEGDLGITYEEADRILHYRMKGFPARLLVEAGFEERKVTQVDRWVDATHWKRRPPTVAMLSSSSIGDYYLRPVDY, encoded by the coding sequence ATGGCCGTGCCCGTTTTTTGGGGTTCGAAGATCGACCCTCACTCCAGCGAGCCTTTGCGCCTCAACGCCGAGCTCGTTTCGACGTGGCTCGTGCAGTTCCTCCGAGACGAGTGCATCAGGAGGCGGGGTATCACCCAAGCGGTTCTCGGGCTTTCGGGTGGGATCGACAGCGCCGTAACCGCGTACCTTTGCGCTCAGGCGTTTGGGCCCGACAATGTCGTTGCCGTTCGAATGCCGTACAAGACCTCTTCACCGGACAGCTTGACCCACGCGCAACTCGTGATCGACCATCTGGGCTTGCAAACGCTCACCGTGGACATAACAGGAATGGTCGACGGGTACGCGGATTGGGAAGCGCTGACGCCTCGCAGGCTGGGCAACGTCTGCGCGCGAGCCCGGATGATCGTGCTTTTCGACCTCTCCGCCAAGCTGGGAGCGCTCCCCATCGGCACGGGCAACAAGACCGAGAGGATGTTCGGGTACTTCACATGGCACGCCGACGATTCTCCCCCAATCAACCCGCTGGGCGACCTTTTCAAGACCCAGGTGCGGCAGTTGGCGGAACACCTACAGGTTCCCGAGCCCATCCGCAAGAAGCTACCGACCGCCGATCTGGAGCCTGACCAAACCGACGAAGGCGACCTCGGGATCACCTACGAAGAGGCAGATCGGATCCTCCATTACCGGATGAAGGGATTCCCCGCCAGGCTGCTCGTCGAAGCGGGGTTCGAGGAGCGAAAAGTCACTCAAGTCGATCGTTGGGTCGATGCGACGCATTGGAAGCGCAGGCCCCCCACGGTCGCCATGCTCAGTTCGAGTTCGATCGGCGACTATTACCTTCGTCCTGTGGATTACTGA
- a CDS encoding penicillin G acylase precursor → MLVSLISAALSLSWIAQDATPIERDTYGVPHIYSSSLEEAFFYAGFACAEDRLWQMEMSRRLARGSLAEVLGASRAAADQTAAASRYTDEELKEQFDQLSQRAQTIFESYAKGVNAYIRLARSSDTLPPDYGANGFEPAPWTVEDSAAIAIRLFQMFGRRDPGELRALALLTYLKTQPVKDQLPDVLDDFLWQNEPTSPTTVQADDDPLAKDPPKLFSFTRKDTERHLAALPNVSLLELLPAVLAQDERELLAVAQELAVPYKTGSYAVAVAPKRSATRSPLLLSGPQMGFQTPSIVHEMSISAPGYMAAGMDVPGVPGIAVGHSPSAAWGLTTGVADTDDIFYFESPQTGKYLFEGEERAIEEVPMPIKVKDQPDLSTVQKRTMWGPVVLESRSTKTVFCRRSASWMKELLSVDAMLAAASAKKPEDLDSLAESATVNFNLIAAFATGDISYRYVGYVPVRKPGWDSRLPLPASRATDWSGRLQATQMPRVDNPASGLIVNWNNKPIAWWPNGDTPAWGRLFRVSALQRRLSAPSLSVSDLELAVFMIAREDPDWTELAKLILPALREAAYLGTLSDAANYLQSWNGLTISGSQGASLYSALLDALRPAIVSPKAGRFMTPDLMRLAVQPSVLLRALERSTRVAYLGEKSGNEIVREAFEKVVQTLSTQRGPDPGLWGFRPGGIALRTEPPIPYGNRGTFLQIVEVRNRPVGRSVLPPGNAESGEHSSDQIPLARAWTYKPMRIRPAQAGGSPAGGR, encoded by the coding sequence ATGCTTGTCTCCCTGATCTCCGCGGCGCTCTCCCTTTCGTGGATCGCGCAAGACGCCACTCCCATCGAGCGCGACACGTACGGAGTCCCCCACATCTATTCGTCCTCGCTCGAGGAAGCCTTCTTCTATGCAGGTTTTGCTTGCGCGGAAGACCGCCTATGGCAGATGGAAATGAGCCGGAGGCTTGCGAGGGGGAGTCTCGCCGAAGTATTGGGCGCTTCTCGCGCCGCGGCCGACCAGACGGCGGCTGCCTCGCGGTACACCGACGAAGAGCTCAAAGAGCAATTCGACCAACTCTCTCAACGCGCTCAGACGATCTTTGAGAGTTACGCCAAGGGGGTCAACGCCTACATTCGGCTCGCCCGCTCGTCGGACACATTGCCCCCAGACTACGGCGCCAATGGGTTCGAGCCCGCGCCTTGGACCGTAGAGGATTCTGCCGCCATCGCCATTCGACTCTTTCAGATGTTCGGACGCCGAGACCCGGGTGAGTTGAGGGCGCTGGCCCTCCTTACGTACCTCAAGACCCAACCCGTCAAGGACCAACTTCCCGACGTGCTCGATGACTTCCTCTGGCAAAACGAGCCCACCTCTCCCACCACGGTGCAGGCCGACGACGACCCGCTCGCCAAAGACCCTCCGAAGCTGTTTTCCTTCACGAGAAAGGACACCGAGAGGCACCTCGCAGCCTTACCCAACGTGAGTCTCTTGGAGCTGCTTCCCGCAGTACTCGCCCAAGACGAGCGGGAGCTTCTTGCCGTGGCCCAAGAGCTTGCCGTTCCCTACAAGACGGGCAGTTACGCGGTCGCAGTTGCCCCGAAGCGGTCGGCGACGCGCTCGCCCCTTCTCCTTTCCGGGCCCCAGATGGGGTTTCAAACCCCCTCCATCGTTCACGAAATGTCGATTTCCGCGCCCGGCTATATGGCCGCAGGGATGGACGTCCCGGGCGTGCCGGGAATCGCCGTGGGCCATTCTCCTTCGGCTGCGTGGGGTCTAACCACCGGCGTAGCGGACACGGACGACATCTTCTACTTCGAGTCTCCCCAAACCGGGAAGTACCTATTCGAGGGCGAGGAGAGGGCGATCGAGGAGGTTCCGATGCCGATTAAGGTGAAGGACCAGCCTGACCTTTCGACCGTCCAGAAGCGCACGATGTGGGGGCCGGTCGTGCTCGAATCGCGCAGCACCAAGACGGTGTTCTGCAGGAGATCGGCGAGTTGGATGAAAGAGTTGCTTTCCGTCGACGCCATGCTCGCCGCGGCGTCGGCAAAGAAGCCCGAGGACCTCGACTCCCTAGCGGAGTCAGCAACCGTCAACTTCAACCTGATCGCCGCGTTTGCGACGGGCGATATCTCGTATCGGTACGTGGGGTACGTGCCAGTAAGAAAGCCCGGCTGGGATTCACGGTTGCCCCTGCCTGCGAGCCGCGCCACGGATTGGAGCGGCAGGCTTCAAGCGACCCAAATGCCTCGGGTCGACAACCCGGCGTCGGGCTTGATCGTGAACTGGAACAACAAACCCATAGCTTGGTGGCCCAACGGTGATACCCCCGCGTGGGGGAGGCTCTTCCGAGTGAGCGCGCTCCAGCGCAGGCTGAGCGCCCCTTCGTTAAGCGTGTCCGATCTCGAACTTGCGGTCTTCATGATCGCGCGGGAAGACCCCGACTGGACCGAGCTTGCGAAACTCATCCTTCCTGCGCTCCGTGAGGCGGCGTATTTAGGCACGCTATCTGACGCCGCGAATTATTTGCAGAGCTGGAACGGCTTGACGATCTCCGGTTCGCAAGGCGCGAGCCTCTACTCAGCCTTGCTCGATGCGCTTCGGCCCGCGATCGTGTCCCCGAAAGCGGGCAGGTTCATGACGCCGGACTTGATGCGACTGGCGGTTCAACCCTCGGTGCTGTTGAGGGCCCTGGAGCGCTCCACTCGGGTCGCCTACCTGGGGGAAAAGTCCGGCAACGAGATTGTGCGGGAGGCTTTTGAGAAGGTGGTGCAGACCCTTTCCACCCAACGGGGTCCCGACCCCGGCCTCTGGGGATTTCGGCCGGGAGGCATCGCTCTAAGGACGGAACCCCCGATTCCTTATGGCAACCGAGGGACGTTCCTCCAGATCGTCGAAGTGAGGAATCGGCCCGTGGGAAGAAGCGTTCTGCCGCCAGGGAACGCCGAGTCGGGCGAACACAGCTCCGATCAAATCCCGCTGGCGAGAGCGTGGACCTATAAGCCCATGAGAATACGGCCCGCACAGGCCGGTGGAAGTCCCGCCGGAGGGCGCTGA
- a CDS encoding 30S ribosomal protein S20, protein MANLKSSKKDLRRSAKRRARNLSAKSALKTYVKNVRKAAEGGDPEAMQKALQAAARMLDKASEHGIIHKNQAARRKSRIAKLVNKTATGE, encoded by the coding sequence ATGGCTAATCTGAAATCATCGAAAAAGGACCTTCGGAGGTCGGCCAAGCGCCGAGCCCGGAATCTGTCGGCGAAAAGCGCTCTGAAGACCTATGTGAAGAACGTCCGAAAGGCCGCCGAGGGTGGCGACCCCGAAGCGATGCAGAAGGCGCTACAGGCCGCTGCTCGGATGCTCGACAAGGCCTCTGAGCACGGCATCATCCACAAGAACCAGGCGGCGCGGCGCAAGTCCCGCATCGCCAAGCTCGTGAACAAGACCGCAACCGGCGAGTAG
- a CDS encoding cytosine/adenosine deaminase, with protein MVIGGELHLGVEPVFENGVLTRLRPHTGVPEPFVLSAPFVNAHSHFEYRGLMGRVEERDFFGWIRRLVQLKGEQTEDEVRCDTWIAARENRASGIALVGEHFDRPHSPAAVREFGLMGRLFAEVITFLEHETPQEKLETVSRKAAEATRASGLPAYVNPHALYTVDEPSLRWIARQGTPLSLHLAESREEADLFRSGTGPFAELMTSVGFPLPPTGITPVEFAAALGLLRANAQLVHCCEVSESDIAQIAASGASVAHCPRSNEALSCPIAPIRRMLRSGITVGLGLDSAASSGPVDMFAEMSAAMRLAHEKGEPISPEECWQMATEGGARSLGMDSWVLGEGWSGPLLEIHVPDALGVEDLIERASPDKVVWRDPIDL; from the coding sequence GTGGTCATCGGGGGCGAGCTGCACCTTGGTGTTGAGCCTGTATTCGAGAACGGCGTTCTCACCCGCTTGCGCCCCCACACAGGGGTCCCCGAGCCGTTCGTCCTATCTGCGCCCTTCGTCAACGCGCACTCCCACTTCGAATACCGCGGGCTAATGGGGCGGGTCGAGGAGCGAGACTTCTTCGGTTGGATTCGCAGGCTCGTCCAACTCAAGGGCGAGCAAACGGAGGACGAGGTTCGATGCGACACCTGGATCGCCGCCCGCGAGAATCGCGCCTCGGGCATCGCGCTCGTCGGCGAACACTTCGACCGGCCCCATTCACCTGCCGCCGTTCGCGAGTTTGGCCTGATGGGCCGGCTCTTCGCCGAAGTGATCACGTTTTTGGAGCACGAAACGCCCCAAGAGAAGCTCGAAACGGTTTCGAGGAAGGCCGCCGAAGCGACCAGGGCCTCCGGGCTTCCCGCCTACGTGAACCCGCACGCCCTCTACACCGTCGACGAGCCCTCGCTCAGATGGATCGCGCGGCAAGGAACGCCGCTCAGCTTGCACCTAGCGGAGTCGAGGGAGGAAGCGGACCTCTTTCGCTCAGGTACGGGTCCGTTCGCTGAATTGATGACTTCGGTCGGTTTCCCGCTACCCCCGACGGGTATCACGCCTGTGGAGTTCGCCGCTGCCCTTGGGTTGCTTCGCGCGAACGCCCAATTGGTGCATTGCTGCGAGGTTTCCGAATCCGATATCGCCCAGATCGCAGCTTCCGGGGCCTCAGTGGCGCATTGCCCGCGCTCGAACGAAGCTCTATCGTGTCCCATCGCCCCGATCCGAAGGATGTTGCGGTCGGGGATCACGGTCGGATTGGGGCTCGATTCAGCCGCCAGTTCGGGGCCGGTGGATATGTTCGCTGAAATGAGCGCTGCCATGCGGTTGGCGCACGAAAAAGGAGAACCGATCTCGCCTGAAGAATGCTGGCAGATGGCGACCGAGGGTGGCGCTCGTTCACTGGGCATGGATTCGTGGGTTTTGGGTGAGGGCTGGAGCGGCCCGCTTCTCGAAATCCATGTTCCTGATGCCCTCGGCGTCGAGGATCTGATCGAGCGAGCTTCGCCGGATAAGGTCGTGTGGAGGGACCCCATCGACTTATGA
- a CDS encoding O(6)-alkylguanine repair protein YbaZ, which yields MKAHSALDELWDLVRAIPAGKCASYGDLGRMLHNPASGFMVGRWMAQAPPELPWWRVVAKDGRLPIHKRDPRLAEEQRLKLESEGVEIGERIDMERFGWR from the coding sequence ATGAAGGCTCATTCGGCGTTGGACGAGTTGTGGGACCTCGTTCGGGCGATCCCGGCAGGCAAATGCGCCTCGTACGGCGACCTGGGAAGGATGCTCCACAATCCGGCTTCGGGATTCATGGTGGGGCGATGGATGGCGCAGGCGCCGCCCGAACTCCCTTGGTGGCGGGTCGTCGCGAAAGACGGGCGACTGCCGATCCACAAACGGGACCCTCGCCTGGCCGAAGAGCAGCGCCTGAAGCTGGAGAGCGAGGGGGTCGAGATCGGGGAACGGATCGACATGGAACGCTTCGGCTGGCGCTGA